From the Haladaptatus sp. DJG-WS-42 genome, the window AGGGGAATCGAATTAACGGTATGTTAACCCGACCTAGAAGTCGCGTTCGTCGACTTTTTGGCGATTGAGAACGACGCTCACGTTTCGTTCCCTGGTGAAGTCAACGACCTCGCCAGTGAATTCGTAGCTGTCGGTGCCGCCCGCCACGGTCCCCGTTGCAGTCGACCCTGAGATGCTGTCTTCAGAGTCGATAGTTGCTCCTGCTGCATCGCTCTTACTCAGGGAACCAGTGACGCTGAACGCATAGTCAATGGGGTTGTTCCGGCTTCCGCCAGAGATACTGAGGACGTTCGTCTCCTCTTCTGCGTAATCTGCCGGGTCAAGCTCCTCACCGTTCACCGTTACCGTTGCGTCGCCGCTGAGACCGAGATCGGTAACCGAACCGCTGAATCGATAGCTATCGACGCCGCCGCCGAGGGTTCCCGTCGCGGTAGAGCCCGAAATCGAATCGCCGGGGTCGATGCTTGCGCCATTTGCTGAACTCTTCTTTAAGTCGCCATCGACGGTGAAGGTGTATTCGACGATATTCGAACCACTTCCACCGGTAAGGCTGATGACGTTGGCGAATTCGTAGTCTGCTAGGTTAATTTCCTCGCCGTTTACCGTAACTCTCGCCTCTCCGTCGATCGAGATGTGGGCGAGGTCGCCTTCGAATCCGTAACTGTCGATGCCGCCCGCGACGGTGCCGGTCGCTGAGGAGCCATCGATTACGTCTTCTGAATCGATGCTCGCACCGTTTGCATCAGTCTTTTCGAGTGCTCCGGTGACACTGAACTCGTAGTTTGCAACCGCCCCATCCGTTCCGTAGATGGAGATGATGTTTTCGTAGTCTGTTTCGACCGTGTCTTCCTGCGTAGCAGTTTCGGTCGTGGTTTCTTCGGTCGTCGTCTCCTCAGTCGTGGTTTCTTCGGTCGTGGTCGTACTGTCGCTGGTTGTCGTCGTGGTCGTGGTCGTCGTCTCCTCGGTCGTACTGTCCGAGGTTTGCGCACTCCCACTTGCAGCTTCTTCTGGAGTCTGTGGAACGCCCGCTGGGACGCGAATGTCAGGATTATTGCCAATGTTCTGGGTTTCGGTGTGCTCACCGCGAATTTCACCGACGACTTCAGAATCGACGATGCGAATCGTACTACAATCACCGTAGGTACTATGCTCACCGGAGTAGGCGACGCTCGCTCCTCCGTTGGTATTGTCGTCGGTGATGCGGATATCACAGTTCTCAACCATGACGACCTGCGATGGATCACCGTATCCCGTATAGAAGCCGCGTGAGTTCACAACACCACTGTCCCCACCCGACGTGGATGGGTGGGGTGGCACGTCGCTCGTGTTGTGAATGACAGAGTCTCTGACGAACGAACCGTCCGAGGCTATGCGGAGGTGTGCGATGTTGTTATCAGAGAAGTAACAGTTCGTGAAGCCGGTCGAACCACCTTCACCGTCGGTTTTACCAGGATCAATGAGGCGTGCCGGGCCAGCGACGTAACACGCGTTTGCCGTCCACCGCGAAACGTACATATTCTGGACGTCAATGTGTCCTGCGTGGTCTGGTGGAACGATGAGTGCACCCTTGCGAATGCCATCTTCGTGCCCGTCACCCATGTACACGTTTTCGATGAGGCCGTTACCTTCGACGCCGAAAACGTACTTGATGCCACCAGTGTCGCCACCGATGTCAAAGACACCTCTAATGCCGATGTTGCGAATCGTCCAATCGTCGCCGCTCGCGGAGAAGCTGACGTCTGCTTCGGAAGCACTGACGTCGATGAGGAGGTTCTCGAGCGTTTCCCCGCTGCCAACGTGGAATGAGCGCCGCTCACCAGGGTCTAAGACGATTTCCGTATACTCTGCTGCTGCCGCCGAACCGCTTACTGCAGTCCCCGCACCAAGGGCTGCAGCAGACACACCAAGCGCCTTGAGGTAGGTGCGTCTGTTGAATAATTTATCATTAACACCGAGTTTCTCACCACTGCGTCGTTCCATGTTTGGGGAATCTACGTTCAACTAAAGATATTTCCGGCTACTTTATTGCCAGATTATTGAAGGTTAGTAGCAAGTGCCTTTTTTTAAGTTCCAGATACATGGATAATTAGTAGATGTACTCCCATTCACGCGTTCAGTACGAGAAAATCTCAGAACAAGCTGTGTTTGTGAAGAGAAAAATTACGTGAGATTAACACCGTCCTAACGGGGTTTTTGCGCGTTAACTGGTTGACTGAATATCCCGAAAGCATGGATTCGCGCCCGGTAACCGGGCGGTGAGTGGAGCAGGCTCCATCCGTCTTTCCAGAGTATGCGGCCTATTACAAAGTCAATGTTTGCACAAATGAGAGTAGAATGCCTGGGATCAGTTTGGTTCTCGGAAGTACGAACGAAGACGCCATGGAGTCAGCAGTAGACTCTGTTCGCTTCTTCGAGGACTACGACGTACGGATTGAGTGGATGAACGAGGAGACGGCCATTGGTTATTCTGGCTTTGCAGACTATCCCCTTACGCGTGTCGAAACCGACTCTGAGAGTGTCGTTCTTGAAGGGGATCTCTATGGGCAAGCAGATATCGAGTCCGTGCTCTCATACGTAGGACGCCTCGCTACAAATAATCGACACGAAGAACTTTCAGAGTGGGTGCGCGAGATCGACGGCGATTTTCTCATCATCGTCTACGACAAAACCCGCGAAGAGATTCACGTTATCAATGATGTATTCGCGCGTCTCCCAGTCTTTTACGCGACAGTCGGCGACGCACTCGTCGTCTCCCGCGAATTGAAGTTTGTCCGGACGTTTGCCGCCGAGTCTGGGACGCCTCTCGTGCTGAACCAGCTTGGTGCAGCCCAGCAACTTGCCTTTGGGTACTGCCTTGGCGACCAGACGCTCTTCGCTGGCGTCCGCTGTCTGCCTCCGGGAAGTCACCTCTCGATAGCCGACAGCTTCCATCTAGACCGCACCTACCAGCACAATTTCGACGGGCGAAACCACGCAGACAAGACAGTCGAAGAAAATGGTGCTACGCTCGCGTCGCTGTTCAAAACGGCTGTGAGAAATCGCCATCGACCCGACGCAACGACCGTCCTCTCGCTCAGTGGTGGTCTCGACTCACGGGCGGTGGCGGGTGCCTGCATCGCCACACGGACGCCGTTCACCACGGCCACGTTCGACACCGGTAGCGATACCGAAAGCGACGACGCCCGTGTAGCGAGAATGATTACAGACAGCCTCGGCGTGGATTGGCACAGCTACAAGACGCAGACGACCGACGACGCGCGAGACAGGCTGCTTGACATGAAACAGGGCATGAACTACCTCGGAATGGCGTTCATCCTCAGCTTCTTTGACCAACTCCGCGAAGACTTCCCGCAGGCAACATACCTCACCGGCGATGGGGGGGACAAGGTGTTAGTTGATCTCACACCCGTCAAATCACTTTCCTCTACGGAAGCCCTCGTCGAGTACATCATCGAAGCGAACAGTCGCATCCCACTCGATGAGGCCGCTGCTATTGCCAATGTCACGCCGGCGTCGATCGTCGAAAGCGTCGAAGACCGGCTTGCTAGCTACCCAGAACAACAGTTCGCGCAGAAATACGTCCATTTCCTCATTCGGGAGCGAGGCATCAATTTCCTCAACCACGGTGAAGACCGAAATCGGTACTTCTTCTGGAGCGTTTCGCCGTTCTACGCACTGCCCGTGTTCGAGTACGCGATGAACTGTCCAGACGAACAAAAACAGGGACAAGCGCTCTACAAGGCCTTCCTCGGGGAGTTCGCGCCCGAACTCATCGACATCGAATATCCGAACTTCGGCGCACCGATTACGTCACTTGAATATCGGGCAAAGCGATTCGTGTTCGACGTCCTCTCGCGGTACCCATCGCTCCGTCACACGGTCGTCAAACAGATGAAAGACAATGCGATCGCGAACAGCGCAGTTACAGCGAAGATAGACGCGCAGCGTTCGACGGCCAACCTCGACCCGCTCGACACCGATGCGATTGGAGCGGTTACAGCTAATCCCGGTGCCTACCGACTAATAGAGCTGAACTTCCTACTCACGCTAACCACCATTGTTTCCGAGATGCGAACTGTCACGAAACCCTCAGTGACGGGTTCACCAGCAGACGACTGAGTTACGCGAAGTATTTTACGACGAAACCGGTTCAAACACAACGAAGAGCACCACTCGTTGAGCAGTGTTAGCCCAGACGTGACCGTCGCAGGGAATCAATAACAAAAGGCGAGGGCTGCGTCTGAACGACAAATGAACTGTATACACAACCACTGGAGCCAGCCTCGTCATCCAGTGTGGGGAGCACGATGAAAGTCCTTTTCGACGTGAACCACCCAGCGCACGTCCACCTGTTCAAACACGCCATCTGGGAACTCGAAGCGGACGGCGTGGAAGTGCTCGTCACCTCGCGGCACAAAGAGATGACCACCGAGTTGTTAGACGCCTACGGCATCGACCACGTCCCGCTCTCAGGGCGACGACCCGGCACGCTTGGGCTGTTCGCAGAGTGGGCCATCCGCGAAGCTCGGATGCTGAACGTCGCCCGCAAGTTCAAGCCAGACGTGGTCGTTGGCCGACTCAATCCGCCGCTCGTCCACGTCTCGAAACTCCTCGGTGCGCGGAACGTCATCGTCATGGACACGGAGATCAAGTCCGCGGCAATCGACCGTGCGTACTCAGTGTTGACACATCCGTTCATCGACGTCTACTGCACGCCACCGAGCATCGAGCCGCCGACCGACCGCATCGACCACCACCTGATGGACTTCCAAGAGCTTGCGTACCTCCACCCGAACTACTTCACGCCCGACCCAAGCGTGCTCGAACGCTACGGCGTGGCAGCGGACGATACCTACTTCGTCCTCCGATTTGCGGGCTGGGACGCCTTCCACGACGTGGGCTTTAACGGCATCTCACCTGCGGGAAAACGCGAACTCGTCGAGTATCTCGCCGCCCACGGCAACGTCTACATCACGA encodes:
- a CDS encoding DUF354 domain-containing protein; translated protein: MKVLFDVNHPAHVHLFKHAIWELEADGVEVLVTSRHKEMTTELLDAYGIDHVPLSGRRPGTLGLFAEWAIREARMLNVARKFKPDVVVGRLNPPLVHVSKLLGARNVIVMDTEIKSAAIDRAYSVLTHPFIDVYCTPPSIEPPTDRIDHHLMDFQELAYLHPNYFTPDPSVLERYGVAADDTYFVLRFAGWDAFHDVGFNGISPAGKRELVEYLAAHGNVYITSEGDLPDEFAEYALPLPSHLVHHLLAFADLYVGDSGTMSSEAAILGTPAIRASSMVSHDTESIFYELEHEYGLMFAYADEQAALEKAKALVESPATEAEWHAKRERLLAEKGDVTTQLVDIIWEAGNAARPAPADATQSTPEAQL
- a CDS encoding asparagine synthase-related protein, which gives rise to MESAVDSVRFFEDYDVRIEWMNEETAIGYSGFADYPLTRVETDSESVVLEGDLYGQADIESVLSYVGRLATNNRHEELSEWVREIDGDFLIIVYDKTREEIHVINDVFARLPVFYATVGDALVVSRELKFVRTFAAESGTPLVLNQLGAAQQLAFGYCLGDQTLFAGVRCLPPGSHLSIADSFHLDRTYQHNFDGRNHADKTVEENGATLASLFKTAVRNRHRPDATTVLSLSGGLDSRAVAGACIATRTPFTTATFDTGSDTESDDARVARMITDSLGVDWHSYKTQTTDDARDRLLDMKQGMNYLGMAFILSFFDQLREDFPQATYLTGDGGDKVLVDLTPVKSLSSTEALVEYIIEANSRIPLDEAAAIANVTPASIVESVEDRLASYPEQQFAQKYVHFLIRERGINFLNHGEDRNRYFFWSVSPFYALPVFEYAMNCPDEQKQGQALYKAFLGEFAPELIDIEYPNFGAPITSLEYRAKRFVFDVLSRYPSLRHTVVKQMKDNAIANSAVTAKIDAQRSTANLDPLDTDAIGAVTANPGAYRLIELNFLLTLTTIVSEMRTVTKPSVTGSPADD